One Gossypium hirsutum isolate 1008001.06 chromosome A11, Gossypium_hirsutum_v2.1, whole genome shotgun sequence genomic window carries:
- the LOC107911344 gene encoding uncharacterized protein produces the protein MEEKPRRHGHGQLREEEPPLPAIDHRTGRRTPATTPPFAVAGKPKKAPFFSFLRIESRSGVRKAEIPAKRAKIERDLSVLPLSTAAGNRCDKRHGGGRQHGRVGVVLVADNMGEWEEASGSLGFWDWAWMLG, from the exons ATGGAAGAAAAACCCCGGCGGCACGGTCACGGCCAACTCCG AGAGGAAGAGCCCCCTTTGCCGGCCATCGACCACCGCACCGGTCGCCGGACGCCGGCGACGACGCCGCCGTTCGCAGTGGCCGGAAAACCAAAAAAAGctccctttttctcctttttgcGAATAGAGTCCAGATCTGGggttagaaaagccgaaatcccggcGAAAAGGGCCAAAATCGAAAGAGACCTTTCGGTTCTTCCTCTTTCCACCGCCGCCGGAAACAG GTGCGACAAAAGGCATGGTGGTGGCAGACAGCATGGGAGAGTGGGAgtggtgctggtggcagacaacaTGGGAGAATGGGAAGAGGCAAGTGGGAGTCTAGGGTTTTGGGATTGGGCTTGGATGTTGGGCTAG
- the LOC107912986 gene encoding uncharacterized protein, producing the protein MADIVKQILAKPIQLADQVAKAADEASSFKQECAELKSKTEKLVGLLRQAARASSDLYERPTCRIIDDTEQVLDKALSLVLKCRANGLMKRVFTIIPAAAFRKMSSQLENSIGDVSWLLRVSASCDDRDDEYLGLPPIAANEPILCLIWEQIAILYTGSLENRSDAAASLVSLARDNDRYGKLIIEEGGVGPLLKLLKEGKMEGQENAAKAIGLLGRDPESVEHMIHAGVCTVFAKILKEGPMKVQAVTAWAVSELAANYPKCQDLFAQHNIIRLLVSHLAFETIQEHSKYAIASHKATSIHAVVMASSNNSTVKVAVDEDHQSQISHPMGNQTPNQMHNVVTSTMAMNGGVKLPQKLGNNHVRSNSQGNVKQLHHIYYQPQQNGSMSGVNMKGRELEDPATKAYMKAMAARALWHLAKGNSSICRSITESRALLCFAVLLEKGSDDVQFNSAMALMEITAVAERDTDLRRSAFKPNSHACKLVVDQLLKIIEKADSELLIPCIKAIGNLARTFRATETRMIAPLVKLLDEREAEVSKEAAIALTKFACTDNYLHLDHSKAIITAGGAKHLIQLVYFGEQIVQLRALVLLCYIALHVPDSEELAQAEVLTVLEWASKQSYMTQDETIDTLLQEAKSRLELYQSRGSRGFH; encoded by the coding sequence ATGGCGGATATAGTGAAACAAATCTTGGCGAAGCCAATTCAATTAGCAGACCAAGTGGCGAAAGCGGCGGATGAAGCGAGTTCGTTTAAGCAAGAGTGTGCGGAGCTTAAGTCCAAGACGGAGAAACTCGTTGGCTTACTCCGACAGGCGGCGCGTGCGAGTTCCGATCTTTACGAGCGTCCCACGTGCCGCATAATTGATGACACCGAACAAGTCCTCGATAAAGCCTTGTCTTTGGTCCTGAAATGCCGTGCCAATGGCCTTATGAAGCGCGTCTTTACAATCATCCCTGCTGCCGCGTTTCGCAAAATGTCTTCTCAGCTCGAGAACTCAATAGGCGATGTTTCTTGGCTTCTCCGCGTATCGGCTTCGTGTGACGATCGCGACGATGAGTATTTAGGCCTTCCTCCGATCGCTGCAAACGAGCCCATTCTATGCCTAATATGGGAACAAATCGCGATTCTTTACACCGGCTCACTCGAAAACAGGTCCGACGCCGCCGCTTCGCTCGTTTCGCTAGCCAGAGACAATGACCGTTACGGGAAACTGATTATAGAAGAAGGAGGGGTTGGACCGTTATTGAAATTACTCAAAGAAGGGAAAATGGAGGGTCAAGAAAACGCAGCCAAAGCAATTGGACTTCTGGGTCGGGACCCGGAAAGCGTGGAGCACATGATCCACGCTGGCGTTTGCACGGTGTTTGCGAAAATCCTCAAAGAAGGTCCTATGAAAGTTCAAGCCGTGACGGCGTGGGCGGTGTCTGAGTTGGCGGCTAATTACCCAAAATGTCAAGATTTATTCGCCCAGCACAATATAATCCGATTACTCGTCAGCCATTTAGCGTTCGAAACGATTCAAGAACATAGCAAGTATGCGATTGCTAGTCACAAGGCTACGTCGATTCACGCGGTGGTTATGGCCAGCAGTAATAATTCGACTGTGAAAGTCGCCGTTGACGAAGACCATCAGAGTCAGATTTCGCATCCCATGGGGAACCAAACCCCGAACCAGATGCATAATGTGGTTACCAGTACTATGGCAATGAATGGAGGGGTGAAATTGCCACAAAAGCTGGGTAATAATCATGTTAGGAGTAACAGTCAGGGTAATGTCAAGCAACTTCATCATATTTATTATCAACCTCAGCAAAATGGTTCGATGTCAGGGGTGAATATGAAGGGAAGGGAATTGGAAGATCCTGCTACCAAGGCTTATATGAAGGCAATGGCAGCTAGAGCTTTATGGCATCTTGCCAAGGGGAATTCATCTATATGTCGGAGTATCACCGAGTCTAGAGCATTGCTATGTTTTGCAGTTTTGTTAGAAAAAGGAAGTGACGATGTGCAGTTTAATTCGGCTATGGCATTAATGGAGATTACAGCTGTGGCAGAGCGGGACACCGATTTGAGAAGGTCTGCATTTAAGCCGAATTCTCATGCTTGTAAGCTTGTCGTCGATCAGTTGTTGAAGATCATCGAGAAGGCCGATTCGGAGTTGCTGATTCCTTGTATCAAGGCTATTGGTAATTTGGCAAGGACGTTTAGAGCAACTGAAACAAGGATGATTGCCCCATTGGTTAAACTTCTTGACGAGAGGGAAGCTGAAGTTTCCAAGGAGGCTGCCATTGCACTCACCAAGTTTGCTTGCACTGACAACTACCTCCACCTTGATCACTCCAAGGCAATCATTACTGCTGGAGGTGCGAAGCATTTGATTCAACTAGTGTATTTCGGAGAACAAATCGTTCAACTCCGGGCATTGGTTCTCCTATGCTACATTGCCCTCCATGTACCAGATAGCGAAGAACTCGCCCAAGCTGAGGTGCTTACGGTGCTCGAATGGGCATCCAAACAATCCTACATGACCCAGGATGAAACAATAGACACTCTTTTACAAGAGGCCAAAAGTAGACTGGAGCTGTATCAGTCAAGAGGTTCAAGGGGATTTCATTGA